Proteins from a genomic interval of Pseudoruegeria sp. SHC-113:
- a CDS encoding shikimate kinase translates to MKKTVVLVGMMGAGKTAVGKALAQMLDAPFLDSDEEIVKAANMSIAEIFSRDGEGFFRARETEVIGRLMEEERCVLSVGGGAFLSVENRKVIDARGAAVWLRADLDLLWNRVRHKTTRPLLRTANPRATLGELYRARVPEYSKAPLIVDADAAYSVEEMAHRVLQALLTRPDILETTE, encoded by the coding sequence TTGAAAAAGACGGTCGTCCTCGTGGGCATGATGGGGGCGGGAAAAACCGCCGTTGGCAAGGCTTTGGCGCAGATGCTGGACGCGCCGTTCCTCGATTCGGACGAGGAGATCGTGAAAGCCGCCAATATGAGCATTGCCGAGATTTTCAGCCGCGATGGCGAGGGATTCTTCCGGGCGCGTGAAACCGAGGTGATCGGGCGGCTGATGGAAGAGGAGCGCTGCGTGCTCTCGGTCGGCGGCGGGGCCTTCCTGTCGGTGGAAAACCGCAAGGTGATCGATGCGCGGGGCGCGGCTGTCTGGCTGCGCGCGGATCTGGATCTGCTCTGGAACCGGGTACGCCACAAGACAACGCGGCCCTTGTTGCGCACGGCCAATCCGCGCGCCACGCTGGGCGAGCTGTACCGCGCGCGGGTGCCTGAATATTCCAAAGCGCCGCTGATCGTGGATGCCGATGCCGCTTATAGCGTGGAAGAAATGGCCCATCGCGTGCTGCAGGCGCTGCTGACCCGCCCCGACATCCTGGAGACAACCGAATGA
- a CDS encoding Crp/Fnr family transcriptional regulator, with protein sequence MRNSQKYAFLRPSPLLAGLDPAVADDFLDRCEEIICQDPRPLLTQESRAKHVYLIAHGIVEVSFLSRQGHKVIANHAGPGDVLGDVEVVGDQPVIATCEAQAGAILMRSPAVLFRSFAADPNVQRNLMRLQAERLLRGLLFKDIDQYQAVPQRIGHYLQHLSRFSSRVTYSQGYLATLVGCSRQTINREIGQMKEAGLLHSEGNGGLRVDRAKLAAHLRALELGEDVS encoded by the coding sequence ATGCGAAACAGTCAGAAATACGCCTTCCTGCGGCCCTCGCCGCTGCTGGCCGGGCTCGATCCGGCGGTGGCGGATGACTTTCTGGATCGCTGCGAGGAGATCATCTGCCAGGATCCGCGCCCGCTGCTGACGCAGGAATCGCGGGCGAAACACGTCTATCTCATTGCCCATGGCATCGTGGAGGTCAGCTTTCTGAGCCGGCAGGGCCACAAGGTGATCGCCAATCACGCCGGGCCGGGGGATGTGTTGGGGGATGTGGAGGTTGTCGGGGATCAGCCGGTGATCGCCACCTGCGAGGCGCAGGCCGGGGCGATCCTGATGCGCAGCCCGGCGGTTCTTTTTCGCAGCTTCGCGGCGGACCCGAACGTCCAGCGCAACCTGATGCGGCTGCAGGCCGAACGCCTGTTGCGGGGCTTGCTGTTCAAGGACATCGACCAGTATCAGGCGGTGCCGCAGCGGATCGGCCATTACCTTCAGCACCTGTCGCGGTTCTCCAGCCGGGTGACCTACAGCCAGGGTTATCTCGCCACGCTGGTGGGCTGTTCGCGCCAGACGATCAACCGCGAGATTGGCCAGATGAAGGAAGCGGGGCTTTTGCACAGCGAGGGCAACGGCGGCCTGCGGGTGGATCGTGCCAAGCTGGCGGCGCATCTGCGGGCGCTGGAACTGGGCGAAGACGTGAGCTGA
- the aroB gene encoding 3-dehydroquinate synthase, whose amino-acid sequence MTETVRVHLAERSYDILIGEGLIGRAGDLIGPLLRRKRVAIVTDSSVAPLHLDALKAGLAAGGVEASALVLPAGEATKSWEQLSRTVEWLLAEKVERNDVVVALGGGVIGDLVGFAAAILRRGVRFVQVPTTLLAQVDSSVGGKTAINSPAGKNLIGAFHQPSLVLADVSVLETLPRRDFLAGYGEVMKYGLLGDASFFVWLEENALDMIDGDVAKRIHAVKRSCEMKAEIVARDETEQGDRALLNLGHTFCHALEAATGYSDRLLHGEGVSIGCTLAFELSAKLGLCAQETPSRVRAHLAEVGAKRDLADIPGDLPDAAALLTLMGQDKKVIDGQLRFVLARGIGEAFVDANVPTEAVLDVLQGALAGR is encoded by the coding sequence ATGACCGAAACCGTCCGCGTGCATCTTGCCGAGCGTTCCTACGACATCCTGATCGGCGAGGGGCTGATCGGGCGGGCAGGCGATCTGATCGGCCCGCTGCTGCGCCGCAAGCGGGTGGCCATCGTGACGGACAGCTCCGTGGCGCCCCTGCATCTGGACGCTCTGAAGGCCGGGCTGGCTGCCGGCGGTGTTGAGGCTTCCGCGCTGGTGCTTCCGGCCGGCGAGGCGACGAAAAGCTGGGAGCAGCTGAGCCGCACGGTGGAATGGCTGCTGGCCGAGAAGGTGGAGCGCAACGATGTTGTGGTTGCGCTTGGCGGCGGGGTCATCGGGGATCTGGTCGGTTTTGCCGCCGCCATCCTGCGCCGGGGCGTGCGCTTCGTGCAGGTGCCCACGACGCTTCTGGCACAGGTGGACAGCTCGGTGGGCGGCAAGACGGCGATCAATTCGCCTGCGGGCAAGAACCTGATCGGCGCGTTCCATCAGCCTTCGCTGGTGCTGGCGGATGTTTCCGTACTGGAAACACTGCCGCGCCGCGATTTCCTTGCCGGTTACGGCGAGGTGATGAAATACGGCCTGCTGGGGGATGCGAGTTTCTTCGTGTGGCTTGAGGAAAACGCGCTGGACATGATCGACGGCGACGTGGCCAAGCGGATCCATGCGGTGAAACGCTCCTGCGAGATGAAGGCCGAGATTGTTGCGCGGGACGAAACAGAGCAGGGCGACCGCGCGCTGCTGAACCTCGGCCACACCTTCTGCCACGCGCTGGAGGCTGCCACCGGCTATTCTGACAGGCTGCTCCACGGCGAGGGGGTGTCCATCGGCTGCACGCTGGCCTTTGAGCTTTCCGCGAAGCTTGGGCTCTGCGCGCAGGAAACCCCGAGCCGGGTGCGCGCGCATCTCGCCGAGGTCGGGGCCAAGCGCGATCTGGCCGACATCCCCGGCGATCTGCCGGATGCCGCCGCGCTTCTGACGCTCATGGGGCAGGACAAGAAAGTCATCGACGGCCAGTTGCGATTCGTCCTCGCACGGGGAATCGGCGAGGCTTTCGTGGATGCAAACGTACCCACCGAGGCCGTGCTTGACGTGCTACAGGGTGCTTTGGCGGGGCGGTAG
- a CDS encoding TRAP transporter large permease: MDPIEIGIAVSVGLLVMVILGMRVAFAAALAGLVGLIWIFWAKKGYAPDEFGWALTVAVKTAGQVPHSKVASQALSLIPTFILIGYLAYYAGLTKALFDAAKKWVGWLPGGLAVSTVFATAGFAAVSGASVATSAVFARIAIPEMLKIGYDKRFAAGVVAAGGTLASLIPPSAILVIYAIIVEQDVGKLLLAGFIPGAVSALIYAALIVGMAMALPKFGPPVKGFSWGERLKALPPAFPIFFVVMIIVFFIYNPFGGDAWGTPTEGGALGAFVVFCMAVYKGMRWAQLKDALLETAKLAVMIFTIIWGVLIYVRFLGFADLPGAFSDWITSLEQSPMLTLVLILLAYAVLGMFMDAIGMLLLTLPVVYPAVMALNGGEFVSAADSAFGMSGPMCAIWFGILVVKMAEFCLITPPIGLNCFVVAGVRDDLSVQDVFKGVTPFFIADAVTIAVLVAFPSIVLWLPSLV, translated from the coding sequence ATGGATCCTATTGAAATTGGTATCGCCGTCTCCGTTGGCTTGCTTGTCATGGTCATCCTTGGCATGCGCGTGGCCTTTGCCGCCGCGCTCGCAGGCCTCGTCGGGCTGATCTGGATCTTCTGGGCCAAGAAGGGCTACGCGCCAGACGAGTTTGGCTGGGCGCTCACCGTGGCGGTGAAAACCGCCGGACAGGTGCCGCACTCCAAAGTGGCGAGCCAGGCGCTTTCGCTGATCCCGACCTTCATCCTGATCGGCTACCTGGCCTATTACGCCGGGCTCACCAAAGCGCTGTTTGATGCGGCCAAGAAATGGGTCGGCTGGCTGCCGGGCGGGCTTGCTGTCTCCACCGTCTTTGCAACGGCGGGTTTCGCGGCCGTCTCCGGCGCCTCCGTGGCGACCTCTGCCGTCTTCGCGCGGATCGCCATCCCGGAGATGCTCAAGATCGGCTACGACAAGCGCTTTGCGGCGGGCGTCGTGGCGGCGGGTGGCACGCTGGCCTCGCTGATCCCGCCCTCCGCCATCCTCGTGATCTACGCGATCATCGTGGAGCAAGACGTGGGCAAGCTGCTGCTGGCAGGCTTCATTCCGGGCGCGGTTTCAGCGCTGATCTACGCGGCGCTGATCGTGGGCATGGCCATGGCGCTGCCGAAGTTCGGCCCGCCGGTGAAGGGATTCTCCTGGGGAGAACGCCTCAAGGCGCTGCCGCCAGCTTTCCCGATCTTCTTCGTGGTGATGATCATCGTCTTCTTCATCTACAACCCCTTCGGCGGCGACGCCTGGGGCACGCCCACCGAGGGCGGCGCGTTGGGGGCTTTCGTTGTCTTCTGCATGGCGGTTTACAAGGGCATGCGCTGGGCGCAACTGAAGGACGCCCTGCTGGAGACGGCAAAACTGGCGGTGATGATCTTCACCATCATCTGGGGCGTGCTGATCTACGTCCGCTTCCTCGGCTTCGCCGATCTGCCGGGCGCGTTTTCCGACTGGATCACCTCGCTGGAACAGTCGCCCATGCTCACGTTGGTGCTGATCCTGCTCGCCTATGCGGTGCTGGGGATGTTCATGGACGCCATCGGCATGCTGCTTCTGACGCTGCCCGTCGTCTACCCGGCGGTGATGGCGCTCAACGGCGGCGAGTTCGTCTCCGCAGCCGACAGCGCCTTCGGCATGAGCGGGCCGATGTGTGCGATCTGGTTCGGGATCCTCGTGGTGAAAATGGCGGAGTTCTGCCTGATCACCCCGCCCATTGGCCTGAACTGCTTCGTGGTGGCCGGGGTGCGCGATGATCTGAGCGTGCAGGATGTGTTCAAGGGCGTGACCCCCTTCTTCATCGCCGATGCCGTGACGATCGCCGTGCTGGTGGCCTTCCCCTCCATCGTGCTCTGGCTGCCAAGCCTCGTTTAA